In Microbulbifer sp. THAF38, the sequence AAGGTATCGCTCCCATCCCAATCGTTATTTTGTCATAAATAGAGATAAGTCTTTCTTTATATTGTGAAATCAGAAGGTTATTACCATCAAAACTTACATCTGATGGGCCAAATAATTCCTGTCGTTTGTCAGATAGGGTGAGAGTATCCAGTCCATCCTTACCTACCGCCATATCTGCAGGAGCGCCATTAATGGTGGGGATAGAGTTAAAGACTAACACTCTATTAGAGGAAGTATCTGAAATATATAGTTTTCCTTCATTGTCAACACTTACATCGCCACTGGGTTGGAATGAAAAGCTTTTCGCGCTTATTCCTACATCGTTGCTAGAAAAGTTATCTTGACCAATAACAACTTTTGCGGAGTCAAAATTCTCAAAATATAAAGGAGTCGTAAAAGTACTGCTATATTGCGGTATTTTGTTGCCTGCTTGGTCATTAACATCAATGCTAATGTCGCGGTCTTGGCCAGACTCCCAGTTGGTATCGGGTTTAATGGATAAGGTATCATTCCTAACATTGGTTTCAGACCAAGCAATTGTATAGCCATCTTCAGTAAGGCTACCAGTCAATTGAAGACTTTCGACATCCATAGACTCTGAGAAGAGAATCTTGATTATGTCGTTATTCTCTAAGCGAACCGTCCCTGGAGTAAAATTGACAACAGAGGGAGGCTGCGTATCTATCTGATAGGAGGCAACAACCTCTTCCATGATGTTATCGGCATCAATTTCTGCATTAATGACTAAGGTATATTCTGATAAGTTTACCCACCCCGCTTTTGGGTTTGCTATCAGTGTATCTTCATCAAGCTGAGTAATCACTCCGTCTTCACCCATAGTTCCAGATAACGTAACATCATCAAGTTGAATGGAAGTACTGAAGTTCAGCTGAATATCCTCATTCGGCCCAATGATGCTGCCGCTAGCTGGCTTGAGGCTTACTGAAAGTGGTGGGGTATCACTGCCAGGCTCCTCCGTTGTTGGAGGTGTAGTATCAACGCCCTCAGAACCATTACCAGAATTAGTTCCTGTGCCATTCCCAGAGTTATCTCCAGAACTATTTCCATAGTTACTTTCGGAATCGCTGTTTGTTGAGTCACTACCCCCTGAGCCGCCACTACAGCCATAAAGTGATGAGGCGATTGCGACACAGAGCATTAACTTTAGAATACGATCTTTCATGCTTACTTCCCTGTTATAAAACTCCTGGAATCAACGAGAAAATTCCCAATTGAAACTATCGTGCTAAATTTGGATGATTCCTGAGCCAAGATTAACGTTTTACCACTTGAAAGTCACTTTTTTAATAAAAGCTAAAAGTTAATTTTTCATGCTGAAAGTACAAGCTTACAAAGCTTAGGTTGATTTCTTACCATATCTCTAAATTTATGTTTGTAGTCGATAGCTTGATTAGGGATATTTTGGAGCGATTTCAAAAGAAATAAGTTTCCATTTTTAGAGATGAAATTTGCCACTTTGGATGGTTGTATTTGTGATTTATACCGTTACCAACACTTCGGACATTTTTAAGAGGTGAGGAGGGTAGAAATCGTGGGCGGGTACTGGGAAAATAAGGCACTCAGATCAAATTGACGCAGCACCTACACTTGGAAGACGTTATAAAAGCTATTTTTGTTCAAGTGTCCAATGTCAAAAAATCACAGGAAAATTTTATGCTCACGTTATTTACTGTACTGATGGTTTTTCAGGAAAAGGCGATATTTCTAATATGAATAAATACAGATTAGTCAATGAGAAGCGCTATCGTTGACGATCACGTAGGAACTTAGACTTCGTCAAATTCGATGCAGATATTCTCAGGGACCATTTATAATTTTTTCAATAACTGTTATCTATGGCTGGAAGTATGAGGCGGCTTAAATAGAATGTTGGTATGGGGCAGCTGGATAGATATTCTCTATACAGCCGATTGTCGAAACTGAATGTCATTATTTTATAGCCCCCATTTGTTTCAGGAAGCCGTATTTATCCCAGGTAACCCAGGTTTCGGTGATCTTTCCATCTTCAATCCTGACAAACTCAACGCCATCATAGGTGACGGTCTTCTTTGTTGGGGGTTCACCCATAAAAGAGCCGACATGATTTGCCCTGATAACCACATGGGTGGCCACTAAATTCCCTTCAGCGACCTGCATTTTTTTAAGAATTTTTACGTCTTTGAAGGCGTCATGAAATTTATCTACCTCAGCCTTTACTTCTTGTAAATTTCGTTTTTGAGGGCCAGCGGTATAGTTGGTTGCAGAATCCAGATGATTCACATAGTTTGGAGCAAAAATAGTGGCTGGATCAATATCAGTCCCACTAAGCCACCAATCAATAGCTTGCATAGCGAGTTTTTTATTTGCCTCTAGGTCATTGGAATAAGCAAAAACACTAGTTAAACTCGCACACAAGAAGATACATGCCGTTATTACCAAAGAAAGATATCGTTTAGTCATGTAGTTGTCCTATTTGCAAAGGTACCTGAGGTCACCGTTAGTTTTGATGAAAAAGGAGTTCATTAGAGAGCTATAAGGAGTGCAAAGTATGAACGCTATTCGAAGGAATAGTCATGTCTGCAGGTGGATTTTGGCAACCGCTTCCTCCTTACCTGCCCAGCTGCTGGGTTAAATAGCCCTTCACGATTCATCAGGTTATCAAGTTCCGGATTGGAAGCTTGTAGGAGGAAACGATGGCCTTAGTTCCCTCCTTATTGGCAGCTCTTACATTAATCTATTGACTGACTATTGGATATCCAGCGTAGGCATAAAAAGCTTGATACAGCTGTTTATCTAAGTGGGCTAGAGACTCAGCATCTCTCGTAGGCGGGTGGCTGGTCGTCTGGCAACCTCTATTTCTTTCCCGTCAGTCATGGTTATTAGTAAACCACTGTTAATCCACGATTCTATATCCTTAATAAAATTTAAATTGATAATCTGCTGTCGATTAACGCGAAAGAAAATTTCAGGGTTCAATCTTTGTTCAATTTTGGCTAAAGATTTATAGATAAATGGTTTGCTATCATCGAAAAAGACTTGCGCATGATTACCGCAGTTTTCAAAGTAGCGAATTTTTCCGATTTCGATTAGCCAGCAACGCTCTCCATCTTTAATGAATATTTTATTGTTGCTGTCTAAGTAACTTATTGAGTCGCTGGAGGGGGTAGGGGGTGTCTCACGTAATGTCTTGTCTAGGGCCCGCTTTAGTTTTTGAGGGTTGATTGGCTTGAGTAAATAATCCAGAGCATTCACTTCGAAAGCTTGGATGGCATACTCATCGTAAGCTGTTGTGAAAATAATTTGAGGTGTAAGGTCCAGTTTCTCTAGTATGTCAAATCCATTGCCATCAGGAAGGTTGATATCTAAGAAAACTAAGTCCGGCTGTTCTTCTGATATAAGAGAGATCGCTTCTTCACAGTTTTGCGCCTCTGCAATCAAGTTTATATGCTTATGAGGTTTGAGCAGTTCTCTCAATTCATTACGTGCGAGTCGTGAGTCTTCAACGATAATGGCTTTCACTTCTTATACCACTAATTGTAAGGAGGAGGGAATATGGCACTGGGCAACCACTTGGGAGCCCTGCTGTTTAATATTAAAACGTGTCCTACTGCCATATTGAATGGTTAATCTTTTTTGGATGTTGCTTAATCCTAGGCCAGTATTGTTGCTCTCTGTAGTTGATGTTGTGTTGAGGGTGCCTGGATTTTTGACAATGATTACTATATGGTTTTCTTCTTTTGTTACTTTAATCATTAGTTCACCTCCTTGTTTGCACTTTTCTATACCATGACGTACGGCATTTTCTGCAAGTAGCTGGATTAGCAGTGGTGGTATTCTCTCTCCCATTAAGTGATCCTCTACCTCGATTTTGAAAGCTAGTCGATCTTCATATTGAATTTTTAGAAGTTCGATATACTGGCAAACGATCTCTAGTTCATCTCTTAACGGTACAGTCTTATGCTTGTGGGCAATTAAGGTATAACGTAGCAGATCAGAGAGATTGGTTAACATTTCTCTAGACTTATTGGTATCTTCAAGTATCAAGGCGCGAATGTTATTTAATCCATTAAAAAGAAAGTGAGGGTTTAGCTGCCCCATTAGCGCGCTCATTTTAGCTTCATTGAGTTGCAGCTTGAGTTGT encodes:
- a CDS encoding ester cyclase; the encoded protein is MTKRYLSLVITACIFLCASLTSVFAYSNDLEANKKLAMQAIDWWLSGTDIDPATIFAPNYVNHLDSATNYTAGPQKRNLQEVKAEVDKFHDAFKDVKILKKMQVAEGNLVATHVVIRANHVGSFMGEPPTKKTVTYDGVEFVRIEDGKITETWVTWDKYGFLKQMGAIK
- a CDS encoding LytTR family DNA-binding domain-containing protein, with protein sequence MKAIIVEDSRLARNELRELLKPHKHINLIAEAQNCEEAISLISEEQPDLVFLDINLPDGNGFDILEKLDLTPQIIFTTAYDEYAIQAFEVNALDYLLKPINPQKLKRALDKTLRETPPTPSSDSISYLDSNNKIFIKDGERCWLIEIGKIRYFENCGNHAQVFFDDSKPFIYKSLAKIEQRLNPEIFFRVNRQQIINLNFIKDIESWINSGLLITMTDGKEIEVARRPATRLREMLSL
- a CDS encoding sensor histidine kinase, whose translation is MNFLKSPTPSVKFLSYHFGGWAIFSLVNTFSLGLLTQDHIDKIAIHVATVVLTVGFSTLIIREITYRFNLFDKSWYQQWAYFLSASIILGFICACIAVSIIYAYYNSEGYTVVHTFWEAVFDSWLILILLMLTWSLIYLTAVNQDRLRRAEQDATQLKLQLNEAKMSALMGQLNPHFLFNGLNNIRALILEDTNKSREMLTNLSDLLRYTLIAHKHKTVPLRDELEIVCQYIELLKIQYEDRLAFKIEVEDHLMGERIPPLLIQLLAENAVRHGIEKCKQGGELMIKVTKEENHIVIIVKNPGTLNTTSTTESNNTGLGLSNIQKRLTIQYGSRTRFNIKQQGSQVVAQCHIPSSLQLVV
- a CDS encoding Ig-like domain-containing protein, which codes for MKDRILKLMLCVAIASSLYGCSGGSGGSDSTNSDSESNYGNSSGDNSGNGTGTNSGNGSEGVDTTPPTTEEPGSDTPPLSVSLKPASGSIIGPNEDIQLNFSTSIQLDDVTLSGTMGEDGVITQLDEDTLIANPKAGWVNLSEYTLVINAEIDADNIMEEVVASYQIDTQPPSVVNFTPGTVRLENNDIIKILFSESMDVESLQLTGSLTEDGYTIAWSETNVRNDTLSIKPDTNWESGQDRDISIDVNDQAGNKIPQYSSTFTTPLYFENFDSAKVVIGQDNFSSNDVGISAKSFSFQPSGDVSVDNEGKLYISDTSSNRVLVFNSIPTINGAPADMAVGKDGLDTLTLSDKRQELFGPSDVSFDGNNLLISQYKERLISIYDKITIGMGAIPSLTLIIGEDDISPCVSLALWISWGASIADKKILVTDAGNDRVLIWNTQPDNNNTPPDLVLGQTSLVDCVLDGPSANTFNSPTDVWSDGKKLAIIDSGNNRILLWNNFPSKNFEPADVVLGQPDFTSRNKESTNKEGIEWPVNEYTFNEPSTGIWSNGIQLFVADSKNNRILIWDTWPTTNFEPADRVLGQNGFTNFTANDANQNGIGYPDEAESPTASTLNEPTGIFGYKNNLFITDSGNHRILIFKSR